The Perognathus longimembris pacificus isolate PPM17 unplaced genomic scaffold, ASM2315922v1 HiC_scaffold_5281, whole genome shotgun sequence genome contains a region encoding:
- the LOC125345076 gene encoding mitochondrial import receptor subunit TOM7 homolog — protein sequence MVKLRKEAKQRLQQLFKGSQFTICWGFIPLIIHLGFKRGEDTGMQEPTVLTLLWG from the coding sequence ATGGTGAAGCTGAGGAAAGAGGCCAAGCAGAGGCTGCAGCAACTCTTCAAGGGCAGCCAGTTCACCATCTGCTGGGGGTTTATCCCTCTCATTATTCACCTGGGATTTAAAAGGGGTGAAGATACTGGGATGCAGGAACCAACAGTTTTAACCCTACTTTGGGGATAA